From a single Labrus bergylta chromosome 14, fLabBer1.1, whole genome shotgun sequence genomic region:
- the LOC136182439 gene encoding uncharacterized protein: protein MERQQLLKEVKIRNNAKVIQEKMAKTFSCRRHEVVGGSPAADDFKERWPALFCESEIKEEFRRITTISLEQSFMYKLDHYTPRLTALMKAKGGVVGTRLRPRLDKLSQNPSTDMRRDAVIRGLILYLGEKEEELFEDCLEDNRSDATHHIVKILVVHGTDGEEPVDVSILLEGKEVLTGCSSTAKACTLLMGLIYALNLAYSSAEKPYASFRPRFVRTQQL from the exons ATggagagacagcagcttctTAAGGAAGTAAAGATCAGGAACAACGCTAAGGTGATTCAAGAGAAAATGGCCAAAACGTTTTCCTGTCGAAGGCATGAGGTTGTGGGTGGAAGTCCAGCAGCGGATGACTTCAAAGAGAGATGGCCTGCTCTGTTTTGCGAATCTGAG ATCAAGGAGGAGTTTCGGAGAATAACTACAATTTCTCTAGAGCAAAGCTTCATGTACAAACTTGACCACTATACACCAAGGCTTACTGCCCTGATGAAAGCCAAGGGAGGTGTTGTGGGGACCAGGCTGAGGCCCCGTCTGGATAAACTGAGTCAG AACCCAAGCACTGACATGAGACGTGACGCAGTTATCCGTGGCCTCATACTATACCTTGGTGAGAAAGAAGAGGAACTTTTCGAAGATTGCCTG GAGGACAATCGCAGTGATGCCACTCACCACATAGTCAAGATCCTGGTCGTCCATGGTACTGATGGAGAAGAACCAGTAGATGTTTCCATCCTCCTCGAAGGGAAGGAGGTATTGACAGGATGCAGCAGCACAGCCAAAGCTTGCACGTTGCTTATGGGACTGATTTATGCCCTCAACCTTGCATACTCCTCTGCGGAAAAGCCGTATGCCAGTTTCAGACCCCGTTTTGTGCGTACGCAAcagttataa